Proteins from a genomic interval of Orbaceae bacterium lpD02:
- a CDS encoding CpaF family protein — protein sequence MNEKIKVPLEWAKIRDLVFQSLDLDLIENLKNEPSKVTREILSIIRSIISLGDAYISLDESNALASMICDEIIGYGPLDSLMNDHSINDILVNGPSNIYIEKSGSLIRTNKFFISERQLLDIARRLVNKVGKNLDETHPLVDSRMPDGSRLNVVIPPIAIDGVSLSIRKFGTGNRTFAELINLGTLDENMANFLVIAARCRMNIIVSGGTGAGKTTLLNVLSQFINDNERTITLEDAAELRLQQDHVVRMETRIGGEDSRGKITMRNLLMNALRMRPDRIILGECRGEEAFEMLQAMNTGHNGSMSTLHANTARDALSRLESMVLMAQSELPLNAIRRYISSSINFIIQVSRLPDGQRKITSITEVVGMESDNIVTHDIFKFQINEERDSNSKIQGLFEFNGLVRRSALYDAAQYYELAGILEDVMIKAGGIRK from the coding sequence ATGAATGAAAAAATAAAAGTTCCTCTTGAGTGGGCTAAAATTAGGGATTTAGTATTCCAGTCACTTGATCTTGATTTAATTGAAAACCTAAAAAATGAGCCGAGTAAGGTTACTCGTGAAATTTTATCAATAATTCGGAGTATTATTAGTTTAGGTGATGCCTATATTTCGTTAGATGAATCAAACGCATTAGCAAGTATGATTTGTGATGAAATTATCGGTTACGGTCCTTTAGACTCATTGATGAATGATCACTCAATTAACGATATTTTAGTCAACGGTCCCAGCAATATTTATATTGAAAAAAGTGGCTCTTTGATTAGGACTAATAAATTTTTCATTAGTGAGCGTCAACTACTTGATATCGCCCGTCGTTTAGTCAATAAAGTAGGAAAAAACCTTGACGAAACCCATCCTTTAGTTGATTCAAGAATGCCTGATGGTAGCCGACTTAATGTCGTTATTCCGCCTATCGCCATCGATGGCGTCTCCCTTTCTATTCGTAAATTTGGCACAGGTAATAGAACATTTGCTGAGTTAATTAACCTTGGGACGTTAGATGAAAACATGGCTAATTTTTTAGTCATTGCCGCTCGCTGCCGTATGAATATTATTGTTTCAGGTGGAACTGGTGCAGGGAAAACGACTTTACTTAATGTTTTATCTCAATTCATTAATGACAATGAACGAACGATTACGTTAGAAGATGCGGCAGAATTACGTTTACAACAAGATCATGTGGTTCGAATGGAAACAAGAATCGGTGGTGAAGATAGCCGAGGCAAAATAACCATGCGAAACTTACTGATGAATGCCTTACGTATGCGACCAGATCGCATTATTCTCGGCGAGTGTCGCGGCGAAGAAGCGTTTGAAATGTTGCAGGCTATGAATACGGGCCATAACGGCTCCATGTCAACACTACATGCTAACACTGCTCGTGATGCACTATCAAGGCTCGAAAGTATGGTGCTAATGGCACAATCTGAATTACCACTAAATGCAATCAGACGTTATATCAGTTCATCCATCAATTTTATTATTCAAGTATCACGGCTACCAGATGGACAGCGAAAAATCACCAGTATTACCGAGGTTGTCGGCATGGAATCAGACAACATTGTTACGCATGACATATTCAAATTTCAAATTAATGAAGAGCGCGATAGTAACAGCAAAATTCAAGGTTTATTTGAATTTAATGGTTTAGTAAGACGTTCAGCGCTTTATGACGCAGCACAATATTACGAACTTGCAGGAATATTAGAAGATGTAATGATAAAAGCAGGTGGAATTAGAAAATGA
- a CDS encoding type II secretion system F family protein: MTLILAVILICASMVSLLSLRRKQGRLHIFNKITTQKKIFSSMVESSTQKDKELFRENVNKSLIGNIKKNYYLIMNSSTDRIKLLGIITLSIIVSYIVNKLYFDLNPYAILLASFIVTIMTLLVIKKRRLKKYFYENFPEALNMILGVVSSGASVSAGFKECAEKLEGTIGLTMKEICNRLDVGENPHNVLLNSYRHLPFPEYYFFILTIMVNLDGGGELKEVLSRLSKMLTNNRILAKTRDSKTAELRMTVMILGAMPGLFILLLRFISKENFEYLMDTEGGHVILYYTVASVSFGVLLIRTMINKII, encoded by the coding sequence ATGACTCTTATTTTAGCGGTAATCTTAATTTGTGCTTCGATGGTGAGCTTACTATCCTTAAGACGAAAGCAAGGGCGATTACATATTTTTAATAAAATTACTACGCAAAAAAAAATCTTCTCGTCTATGGTCGAAAGTAGTACTCAAAAAGATAAGGAGTTATTCCGTGAAAACGTGAATAAGTCACTGATCGGCAACATTAAAAAGAACTATTATTTAATAATGAATAGTTCAACTGACAGAATAAAGCTATTAGGAATAATAACATTAAGTATTATTGTCAGCTATATCGTTAACAAGCTATATTTTGACCTTAACCCCTATGCCATATTATTGGCAAGTTTTATTGTGACGATTATGACTTTACTTGTCATAAAGAAGCGCCGCCTGAAAAAATATTTTTATGAAAATTTTCCTGAAGCATTAAATATGATTCTGGGGGTGGTTTCTTCTGGTGCATCTGTTTCAGCTGGATTTAAAGAATGTGCGGAGAAACTGGAAGGAACAATAGGCTTAACAATGAAAGAAATATGTAATCGACTAGATGTAGGTGAGAATCCGCACAATGTATTACTTAACTCATACCGCCACCTCCCCTTCCCTGAATACTATTTTTTTATATTGACTATCATGGTAAACCTAGATGGAGGCGGTGAGCTGAAAGAAGTGTTATCCCGTTTATCAAAAATGTTAACCAACAATCGTATTTTGGCCAAAACACGTGACAGTAAAACGGCTGAACTGAGGATGACGGTGATGATTCTTGGTGCAATGCCGGGTCTATTCATTTTACTGCTTAGATTTATCTCGAAAGAAAACTTCGAGTACTTGATGGATACTGAAGGCGGGCATGTCATTCTTTACTATACCGTTGCGAGTGTTAGCTTCGGTGTATTGTTAATAAGAACTATGATAAATAAGATAATTTAA
- a CDS encoding type II secretion system F family protein, translated as MAILFSAFLIVFSAKELFYSYRYYQRKQTLDLLLNVEKAKEAITVATKKNKNIAFEKIVAKNSLGVSFLQRFQDQHLWKIYAIVILFSTLFIINNFINFIELSQTAIIVSLFVIICLVIIVPERLVKAQTEKKIRGVSRDLPLVIDLIAIMIKSGMTIETSFTYLSSRVKTVNPDIASIFERACLMMEVNGIAPAIDLIYREVPSKEMRMFCTTLKRSINYGNSIYEVLLDLSFEIREIQRLSIEEKIAAISAKMTVPMMIFILFPVLVIVAGPVMVKLFTMF; from the coding sequence ATGGCAATTTTGTTTTCAGCATTTTTAATTGTATTTTCGGCTAAAGAACTATTTTATAGTTATCGTTACTATCAACGTAAACAAACGTTAGATTTATTATTGAATGTTGAGAAGGCGAAAGAAGCGATTACCGTTGCGACTAAAAAAAACAAGAATATCGCCTTTGAAAAAATTGTTGCTAAAAATAGCTTAGGTGTCAGTTTTTTACAGCGCTTTCAAGATCAACATTTATGGAAAATTTATGCCATTGTTATTCTTTTTTCCACACTATTTATTATCAATAACTTTATTAATTTTATTGAATTAAGCCAGACGGCTATTATCGTTTCGTTATTTGTTATTATCTGTTTGGTTATCATTGTGCCAGAAAGATTAGTTAAGGCACAAACAGAAAAAAAAATAAGAGGTGTCTCAAGAGATCTACCCTTAGTCATCGATCTGATAGCAATCATGATCAAATCAGGAATGACTATTGAAACAAGCTTTACTTACCTGAGTTCTCGAGTAAAAACGGTTAATCCCGACATTGCATCAATCTTTGAGCGAGCGTGCCTGATGATGGAAGTTAACGGCATCGCCCCTGCGATAGACTTGATTTACCGAGAGGTCCCAAGTAAAGAGATGCGGATGTTTTGTACAACACTAAAGCGCAGTATTAATTATGGCAACTCTATTTATGAAGTCTTGCTGGATCTTTCTTTTGAAATACGCGAAATACAAAGACTGAGTATTGAAGAAAAAATTGCGGCTATCTCCGCAAAAATGACTGTACCAATGATGATCTTTATTCTTTTCCCTGTGCTGGTAATTGTTGCAGGCCCAGTCATGGTTAAACTTTTTACGATGTTTTAA
- a CDS encoding pilus assembly protein N-terminal domain-containing protein, translated as MSLLTLHKYYKQALSLSITLLLMGVSSSALATTYYLQPGQSKTINLSNKIHTIFIAKDSVANYEVVGDKSIIIYAKKDGLTSLTAYDENDNIILNDTINVDPILSQVIYRIKQDFPNSNINISKYAAGGAGERFTYVLSGNVPDSETKNRILDFTGAMIGTGQRSLKVDSYGSENDHELEFLQKKLYDNIIDKIEVVQETQVNVKLTFVEVSKAFTNALGIEWQSLTLESMMKNESNINSVGEFTLLGLKKGFDINNITTAIRAIDSDKLAKVLAEPNLSVLSGETASFLVGGEIPILVASKDNEANTIEYKEFGIKLNIGAKVYNGKRIRLFVANEFSSLSGNYQYNDYNIPTLSTRKTSSTVDVADGDSFVIAGLINEKDSESLTKIPFLGDIPILGALARSTITQREKTELVVFVTVNLVTPNNSFNGVELPIFERTNSTNLFFNINSNFDKQKEKTLPISNESEKFVNYMGFIE; from the coding sequence ATGTCGTTATTAACCCTGCATAAATATTATAAACAAGCACTTAGCTTATCTATTACATTGCTATTAATGGGTGTTTCTTCATCAGCTTTAGCCACAACCTATTACTTACAGCCAGGACAAAGCAAAACAATCAACCTATCCAATAAAATTCATACTATATTTATCGCTAAAGATTCTGTTGCCAATTATGAAGTCGTCGGTGATAAGAGTATTATTATTTATGCCAAAAAAGATGGATTAACCAGTCTCACGGCTTATGATGAAAATGACAATATCATACTAAACGATACTATTAATGTTGATCCTATCCTATCCCAAGTGATCTACCGTATTAAACAAGACTTCCCTAATAGCAATATTAATATTAGTAAATATGCAGCAGGAGGAGCGGGAGAACGCTTCACTTATGTTTTAAGTGGTAATGTTCCGGACTCGGAAACCAAAAATAGAATCCTTGACTTTACTGGCGCAATGATCGGTACAGGACAAAGATCACTTAAAGTAGATAGTTATGGTTCAGAAAATGACCATGAGCTTGAGTTTCTACAAAAAAAATTGTATGACAACATTATTGATAAAATTGAGGTCGTGCAAGAAACGCAAGTTAACGTCAAATTAACGTTTGTTGAAGTCAGTAAAGCATTTACCAATGCGTTAGGTATCGAATGGCAGAGTTTAACCTTAGAAAGTATGATGAAAAATGAGAGTAACATAAACAGTGTCGGTGAATTTACCCTATTAGGGTTAAAAAAAGGCTTTGATATTAATAATATTACAACGGCGATACGTGCTATAGACTCAGATAAGTTAGCTAAAGTATTAGCGGAGCCCAACTTGTCGGTCTTATCAGGTGAAACCGCCTCTTTTCTTGTTGGAGGAGAAATTCCTATTCTCGTAGCGAGTAAAGATAATGAGGCAAATACAATTGAGTACAAAGAATTTGGTATAAAACTAAATATTGGCGCAAAAGTATACAATGGCAAACGGATTCGTCTATTTGTTGCCAATGAGTTTAGTTCACTTTCTGGTAACTACCAATATAATGACTACAATATTCCGACCTTATCCACACGTAAGACTAGTTCCACCGTCGATGTCGCCGATGGCGATAGTTTTGTTATTGCTGGATTAATTAATGAAAAAGATAGCGAGTCGCTGACAAAAATTCCGTTTTTAGGCGATATTCCGATCTTAGGAGCACTTGCGCGTAGTACCATCACTCAGCGAGAAAAAACCGAACTTGTAGTGTTTGTTACCGTAAATTTAGTCACCCCTAATAATAGTTTTAATGGCGTCGAGCTACCAATATTTGAGCGAACGAACTCAACTAATTTATTTTTCAATATTAATAGTAATTTTGATAAACAAAAAGAAAAAACACTCCCTATTTCAAATGAAAGCGAAAAATTTGTAAATTATATGGGATTTATTGAATAG